The Spirosoma foliorum genome has a window encoding:
- a CDS encoding ATP-binding cassette domain-containing protein has product MLVTNQLTFEYGPAKQFTFPDVQCANREALLILGRSGTGKTTFLHLLALLLKPKSGSVIIDKTDLTKLSVAETAAFRAKHVGIVYQKPHFVSALSVMDNLLMANYLANKPQDKSRARELATQLGFGDHLNKKTNQLSQGEQQRVSIARAVMNQPDVILADEPTSSLDDENTSRVVELLREQSEQIGASLIVVTHDQRLKDAFQNRVVL; this is encoded by the coding sequence ATGCTGGTAACGAACCAACTTACATTTGAATACGGCCCTGCGAAACAGTTTACGTTTCCGGATGTCCAATGTGCTAATCGCGAAGCTCTTCTGATTTTGGGGAGGTCTGGTACCGGCAAAACTACGTTTCTGCATTTGCTGGCGCTACTGCTAAAACCAAAAAGTGGTTCAGTGATTATCGACAAAACTGATCTGACAAAACTCAGTGTGGCCGAAACGGCTGCATTCCGGGCTAAACACGTCGGGATTGTTTATCAAAAGCCCCATTTTGTGAGCGCGTTGTCTGTTATGGACAATCTGCTAATGGCGAATTATCTGGCGAACAAACCACAGGATAAAAGCCGGGCCAGAGAACTGGCTACTCAACTGGGCTTCGGCGATCACCTCAACAAGAAAACCAACCAACTCAGTCAGGGCGAACAGCAACGGGTAAGTATTGCGCGAGCCGTTATGAATCAGCCCGATGTTATTCTGGCGGATGAACCAACGTCCAGTCTGGACGATGAGAATACCAGCCGGGTTGTTGAACTTCTGCGCGAACAGTCGGAGCAAATCGGAGCTAGCCTGATTGTGGTTACCCACGATCAACGTCTAAAAGACGCGTTTCAAAACCGAGTTGTCCTCTAA
- a CDS encoding SDR family oxidoreductase — MKKILITGANGLLGQKLVALLTKQPNIALTATARGDNRLPFSEGYTYRSMDITDRQQVLDVITEVQPDVVIHGAAMTDVDKCEIQKDACWAQNVSAVEYIIEACRTVGAFLVHVSTDFIFDGAAGPYDETAEANPISFYGWSKQAGESAVKHSDIRWAIARTVLVYGIAHDMSRSNIILWVKKSLEDGKTIKVVTDQWRSPTLAEDLAMGCYLIADQEAGGIFNISGKEVLTPYEMAIRTADYFNLDKSLITQADASTFTQVARRPPRTGFILDKSRTVLGYDPHTFEEGIAVLASQLN, encoded by the coding sequence ATGAAAAAAATACTTATTACTGGTGCCAATGGCTTATTAGGCCAGAAACTGGTTGCTTTACTCACAAAACAACCAAACATTGCATTAACCGCTACAGCGCGGGGCGATAACCGCTTGCCGTTTTCGGAAGGATATACCTACCGGTCAATGGACATTACAGATCGGCAGCAGGTGCTGGATGTGATCACGGAAGTTCAACCGGACGTAGTTATCCACGGGGCAGCTATGACCGATGTGGATAAGTGTGAAATTCAGAAAGATGCATGCTGGGCGCAGAACGTTTCGGCGGTTGAATACATCATTGAAGCCTGCCGCACTGTAGGCGCTTTTCTGGTCCATGTTTCAACCGATTTTATATTCGATGGGGCTGCCGGCCCTTATGATGAAACGGCCGAAGCTAATCCAATTAGTTTTTATGGCTGGAGCAAGCAGGCGGGTGAATCGGCCGTCAAGCACTCCGATATACGGTGGGCTATTGCCCGAACTGTGCTTGTGTATGGCATTGCTCATGATATGAGCCGGAGCAACATCATTTTGTGGGTGAAAAAATCGCTGGAAGATGGCAAGACGATCAAAGTCGTAACCGATCAGTGGCGTAGCCCAACCCTAGCCGAAGACCTCGCTATGGGCTGCTACCTCATTGCCGATCAGGAGGCCGGAGGTATTTTTAACATATCAGGCAAAGAGGTTCTGACCCCTTATGAAATGGCGATTCGAACCGCCGATTATTTCAATCTTGATAAATCGTTGATTACGCAGGCTGATGCCTCTACGTTTACGCAGGTGGCTCGTCGGCCTCCCCGTACAGGATTTATTTTAGACAAATCCCGAACGGTACTTGGCTATGATCCACATACCTTCGAGGAGGGGATTGCGGTACTGGCCAGTCAGCTTAACTAG
- a CDS encoding sensor histidine kinase, with protein MMPLDVDFQKDIEQIGQISIIPTLLNVICKTTGMGFAAVARVTEDRWIACSVQDEIQFGLVPGGELKLETTICDEIRDSHQAVVIDHVQESEAFRNHHTPLMYGFQSYISFPIILKTGEFFGTLCAIDPKPAQLDNDKIKGMFTAFAELISFHLQQQDLLKESQNIINEQVIAQQRLEESENRYRDLSNDLERQVQARTRELQESVQDLKRSNENLQQFAYIASHDLQEPLRKIQSFGDILLTKRADDLGEDVDFLMRMQSAANRMSTLIKDLLAYSRISTRQEAASPVSLNQVVASVLQDLEMTIREANAQIDVDVLPIVQGDRRQLEQLMQNLLSNALKFRRVDVPPHIKVSTRTIAVGELPSSIKPTRKTAMYHRIEVTDNGIGFDEKYLDRVFQVFQRLHTKSEFSGTGIGLAICEKVAANHGGAITAVSQLGQGTTFQIYMPLTTDSALL; from the coding sequence ATGATGCCATTAGACGTTGATTTTCAGAAAGATATTGAGCAAATTGGACAAATTTCAATTATACCTACCCTGCTAAACGTCATCTGCAAAACAACCGGAATGGGTTTTGCAGCAGTAGCTCGGGTTACAGAGGACAGGTGGATTGCCTGTAGTGTTCAGGATGAAATTCAATTCGGATTGGTTCCTGGTGGCGAATTAAAACTAGAGACAACTATTTGTGATGAGATTCGGGATTCGCATCAGGCAGTAGTTATCGATCACGTACAGGAAAGTGAAGCGTTTCGGAATCATCATACTCCTCTGATGTATGGATTTCAGAGTTATATTTCCTTCCCCATTATCCTAAAAACTGGTGAATTTTTCGGAACTCTATGCGCTATTGATCCCAAACCAGCCCAACTCGATAACGACAAAATTAAAGGTATGTTCACCGCTTTTGCGGAGTTGATTTCCTTTCATTTACAGCAACAAGATCTGCTTAAAGAAAGCCAAAATATTATAAATGAGCAGGTGATAGCCCAACAGCGCCTTGAAGAAAGCGAAAATCGATACCGGGATTTATCGAATGATCTGGAACGCCAGGTACAGGCACGTACCCGCGAGTTGCAGGAGTCTGTTCAGGATCTGAAGCGATCTAACGAAAATCTGCAACAGTTTGCCTACATCGCCAGTCATGATTTGCAGGAACCACTTCGTAAAATTCAATCCTTTGGAGATATTCTTCTAACGAAACGTGCAGATGACTTAGGTGAAGACGTTGATTTTCTAATGCGGATGCAGTCAGCCGCAAATCGAATGTCGACTTTGATTAAAGATTTATTGGCCTATTCACGAATTTCAACCCGCCAGGAAGCAGCTTCGCCGGTCTCACTGAATCAGGTTGTTGCAAGCGTATTACAAGATCTGGAAATGACTATTCGGGAGGCAAATGCACAGATAGATGTTGACGTTTTGCCCATCGTGCAAGGCGACCGTAGACAGTTGGAACAACTTATGCAAAACTTATTGAGTAACGCTTTGAAATTCCGGCGGGTTGACGTGCCACCCCACATTAAGGTGAGCACCCGAACCATTGCCGTAGGTGAATTGCCTTCATCGATCAAACCGACCCGAAAAACGGCGATGTACCATCGAATTGAAGTGACGGACAATGGTATCGGTTTTGATGAAAAGTACCTGGATCGCGTCTTTCAGGTTTTTCAACGATTGCATACAAAAAGCGAATTTTCAGGAACTGGTATTGGATTAGCCATCTGCGAAAAAGTTGCTGCCAATCACGGCGGGGCTATTACGGCGGTAAGTCAACTTGGTCAAGGGACCACATTTCAGATCTACATGCCCTTAACGACCGATTCTGCTCTATTGTAA
- a CDS encoding tautomerase family protein, with protein MSQVKIYGIREHLLPIRNQLSEVIHSCVVDALQFPVDKRAHRFFYLDTDDFFRPATASEHYVILEFMMMEGRTVETKKKLIHLLYERIGEQLGLAVTDIEICILESPAHNWGFRGMTGDEIKLNYKVNV; from the coding sequence ATGAGTCAGGTAAAAATTTATGGGATTCGTGAACACTTGCTACCTATTCGGAATCAGCTTTCGGAGGTGATTCATTCCTGTGTGGTCGATGCGCTCCAGTTTCCGGTCGATAAACGGGCACACCGATTTTTTTACCTCGACACCGATGATTTTTTTCGGCCAGCCACCGCTTCAGAACATTACGTCATTCTGGAATTTATGATGATGGAAGGGCGCACCGTAGAAACTAAAAAGAAGTTGATTCATCTACTCTACGAGCGCATTGGAGAGCAACTTGGGCTGGCGGTTACAGATATTGAAATCTGTATTCTGGAAAGTCCGGCGCATAACTGGGGCTTTCGGGGAATGACCGGTGATGAAATTAAGCTGAACTATAAGGTTAACGTATAG
- a CDS encoding Ig-like domain-containing protein, translated as MRHTPLLFNYLFCRLTWISMLLLASITVSWAQNGIRYAVKLQSDGITYQVSLSSTVSYTGADRQTNSAQVTIVAPAGSFTVTSLTGVNGQWANNTIVRAPSQNPTKDYFIFGLTNNGASIPYTANTEVALFTFRNLGPCAGPIEVWASTDAFKPNPPSQPINVGNDLTALGFAREGVTNAWLGNYGVGSANCLLLPVVAILSPAPSSLTSLTPVVSGTVTANSSVTLTAPGGQFCVVNDGGTGNWSCNSLTLTAGPVTLTAVAANNVGPSNTATVSFTAIGPPTIAFTAPALNAQTSQSPPVSGTATPGASVTVTSPNGSSCVTTADGSGNWSCNSITVPVGPVTLTATAGTIGGRTSTTTTFTAIASPTISIITPTPGTQITNSPTVSGTATASASVTLLGPNSQSCVTTANASTGAWSCSSFALPAGPVTLTAIASTIGGTATTTASYSVLTTLVACGQSLNLLSSFSATAPRTVDPSTVQVVSQPATGKVYVNSDGTVRFQPSTSAAGTATFTLRAASVSSTSFITSSAPQSDKDLTCLLCSVTGINNLTSTSTTDFATINQTVALDGTVSVRAKLNGTGLKGDLAGFVIANSGILAASVFPTLVIRTYLAGVAKESYTVSGLASVQVLTGSRYEISFPTTVSNFDEVELSVTAGLGLLATTDVYYGFAKPAPQYQTVSFNIAFPANLCTDVLSQTACPQSFSVLGNDIASGSGLLDPTTVTIVSQPGNGSATANSNGTINFRPTDPSSGTAAFSYQVCTKIDPAATANNTTVGVSASGFTTTACVGCSITNVDQVGDASLTNFGSIVTTVGVSGYGSIRAKLSRMARAGDMAGFVVENTGLAQVTLINSLTIVTYKGGVIQESVGTNSLLTVSLLSTNKYKAQFQTTKEFDEIEIRVGSVVSALSTTNVYYGFAEFGQTCSTYNAIVSFPAGMAYECPGAFTFGNCTTSTVSGTFIVGFPSSGTLTFPLTVNLLGTTTVSISGSGLTGVSTQTIVSGQTTFTMPISYNGSGPRGIRSLTITSGEATGTCSTTVLIHVLPTVAINVPVAGSQTNLNPLISGTVTTGASVTLLAPGGQSCVPVIDGNGNWSCTGITLAAGPVTLTAVAVNEVGSATATTSFTAVAAPTIAILVPAPNSLTSLTPLVSGTVTAGASVTLLAPGGQSCIPTVVGTDWSCSSLTLTAGPVTLTAVASNVGGTATTTTTFTAIGPPTIAITSPAPNSLTSTTPLVSGTVTAGASVTLLAPGGQSCIPAVVGTNWSCNSLTLTAGPVTLTAVASNVGGTATTTTTFTAVAPPTIVITTPAMNSVTFLNPVVSGTATPNTSVTVVAPGNAPCIVAVSSAGSWSCTSITLTPGPVSVTASVTTIGGSASAITSFSVVAPPCTVPSALTLTPSSISLNIGQSVTVAALGGTPGVLNWAVSPTSGVSPATSGTGTSTGSLTFATAGSYVISYTATNGSSPVNCASPVSVTASMTVTVTDPIAVIRPKVFLGGAYNSTTSLMRDDLRTKNLLPLIEPYSTPVLVGSGFTHVGGGGNEATTASVLSTTGNNAIVDWVFVELRNPASASVVVATRSALVQRDGDVVDIDGVSPLTFTVGAGSYYVSIRHRNHLGVMTQNTVALSSTAVTVDFISTATPTYGTLAQQTISTNRVLWPGNTSGVEGTSAKRQVIYQGSNNDLGAVFSQVLLEGGNTSTLPTYIVQRYLTGDVNLDGEVRYQGAGNDLQTIFTTVLLFPNNSAYDITYIVQEQIP; from the coding sequence ATGCGACACACACCTCTACTTTTTAACTATTTGTTCTGCCGACTTACTTGGATTTCTATGTTACTACTGGCTAGTATAACCGTTAGCTGGGCACAAAATGGAATCAGGTATGCCGTGAAACTCCAGTCTGATGGTATTACCTATCAGGTATCGCTGTCAAGTACGGTTAGTTATACGGGTGCCGATCGGCAAACGAATAGTGCTCAGGTTACAATTGTAGCCCCTGCTGGTAGCTTTACGGTTACGTCGTTAACGGGGGTAAATGGTCAGTGGGCCAATAATACTATAGTTCGTGCGCCGTCACAAAACCCGACTAAAGACTACTTTATTTTTGGTCTGACAAACAATGGCGCTTCCATTCCTTATACCGCCAATACAGAAGTCGCCTTATTTACGTTTCGTAACCTCGGGCCGTGTGCCGGGCCAATAGAAGTCTGGGCCAGTACTGATGCTTTCAAGCCTAATCCGCCTTCGCAACCGATAAACGTGGGTAATGACCTGACTGCATTGGGTTTCGCCAGGGAGGGCGTTACAAATGCCTGGCTTGGTAATTATGGGGTGGGTTCCGCAAACTGCTTGCTGTTGCCGGTAGTGGCTATTTTAAGTCCGGCTCCCAGTAGTCTGACAAGTTTAACCCCGGTAGTAAGTGGAACGGTAACTGCAAATTCCAGCGTAACACTTACGGCACCAGGAGGCCAGTTTTGTGTTGTTAACGATGGCGGGACAGGCAACTGGTCCTGTAATTCACTGACATTAACAGCGGGCCCGGTTACGCTAACCGCTGTTGCTGCCAACAATGTTGGACCCAGCAATACCGCAACGGTTAGTTTCACGGCTATCGGGCCACCAACGATTGCGTTTACCGCACCTGCGTTGAATGCACAAACAAGTCAGTCGCCACCGGTGAGCGGTACCGCAACACCGGGCGCTAGTGTAACCGTGACCAGCCCGAATGGGTCATCCTGCGTTACCACGGCGGATGGGAGCGGCAACTGGTCCTGTAATTCGATTACGGTTCCTGTGGGGCCAGTCACATTGACGGCAACCGCCGGAACTATTGGGGGAAGAACATCGACGACAACCACTTTTACAGCCATTGCTTCTCCAACGATCAGTATTATTACGCCTACACCGGGCACGCAAATCACCAACTCGCCAACCGTAAGTGGGACCGCTACGGCCAGTGCCAGTGTAACGCTGCTGGGGCCAAACAGCCAATCGTGCGTAACTACAGCTAACGCCAGTACAGGTGCCTGGTCCTGTAGTTCGTTTGCCTTGCCAGCTGGTCCGGTTACGTTAACGGCCATTGCCAGTACTATTGGTGGCACGGCGACTACAACAGCCAGCTACTCGGTATTGACAACACTGGTTGCCTGTGGTCAGTCATTGAATCTGTTATCGTCGTTTAGTGCTACAGCCCCCCGCACGGTTGACCCATCAACCGTTCAGGTTGTATCGCAGCCAGCTACGGGGAAAGTTTATGTGAATAGTGATGGAACCGTGCGCTTCCAGCCATCGACTTCGGCAGCGGGTACGGCCACATTTACGCTTAGAGCCGCTTCTGTCTCATCGACTTCGTTCATTACCAGTTCTGCGCCCCAGTCGGATAAAGATCTTACCTGCCTTCTATGCTCTGTTACGGGGATAAATAACCTGACCAGCACTAGCACGACCGATTTTGCAACAATTAACCAAACGGTTGCTCTGGATGGTACTGTATCTGTCCGAGCTAAACTCAATGGGACGGGGTTAAAGGGAGATCTCGCCGGATTTGTGATTGCCAATAGTGGAATCTTAGCGGCCAGCGTGTTTCCGACGCTGGTTATCCGAACCTATCTGGCCGGTGTTGCAAAAGAAAGCTATACAGTTAGTGGACTGGCTAGCGTGCAGGTGTTGACCGGGTCACGTTATGAAATCAGTTTTCCAACAACCGTATCGAATTTCGATGAGGTAGAGTTGAGTGTTACGGCCGGACTTGGCTTACTGGCTACGACCGATGTGTATTATGGATTTGCTAAGCCAGCCCCACAGTATCAGACAGTTTCGTTCAATATTGCATTCCCGGCTAATCTGTGTACCGATGTACTATCGCAAACGGCCTGTCCACAGTCGTTCTCGGTGCTGGGCAACGACATTGCCAGTGGATCGGGACTGTTAGATCCTACTACGGTGACTATTGTGTCGCAGCCGGGCAATGGTAGCGCAACGGCTAACTCAAACGGGACGATCAATTTCCGACCAACAGATCCCAGCTCGGGAACGGCTGCCTTTTCATATCAGGTATGTACGAAAATTGATCCGGCTGCTACCGCCAACAATACAACCGTTGGCGTGTCGGCAAGTGGATTCACCACTACAGCCTGTGTGGGATGTAGCATTACCAATGTGGATCAGGTAGGCGATGCCAGCCTCACGAACTTTGGTAGCATTGTTACAACCGTCGGTGTATCGGGTTATGGTTCTATCCGTGCCAAACTGAGTCGGATGGCACGCGCTGGCGATATGGCTGGTTTTGTGGTCGAAAATACGGGACTCGCGCAGGTAACACTGATTAATTCGCTCACGATTGTTACCTATAAAGGGGGCGTTATTCAGGAATCCGTAGGTACAAACAGCCTGTTAACGGTATCGCTTCTGTCAACAAACAAGTACAAAGCGCAATTCCAGACGACGAAGGAATTTGACGAAATCGAAATACGCGTAGGCTCTGTGGTTAGTGCTTTATCTACAACAAATGTCTACTATGGTTTTGCTGAGTTCGGCCAAACCTGCTCGACTTATAATGCAATCGTTAGTTTCCCTGCCGGAATGGCTTACGAATGTCCAGGCGCGTTTACCTTCGGAAATTGTACTACCTCAACTGTAAGTGGTACTTTCATTGTTGGTTTCCCATCGTCAGGTACGCTGACCTTTCCGTTAACGGTTAATCTACTCGGCACGACCACCGTTTCGATTTCGGGAAGTGGGTTAACAGGTGTAAGTACGCAAACGATCGTAAGTGGACAAACTACCTTTACAATGCCCATTAGCTACAACGGCAGTGGTCCACGGGGTATTCGATCGCTCACTATCACATCGGGAGAAGCTACGGGCACTTGTTCAACAACGGTTCTTATTCACGTGCTGCCTACTGTTGCCATCAATGTACCGGTGGCTGGTAGTCAAACAAACCTGAATCCTTTGATTAGTGGCACGGTAACAACAGGAGCCAGTGTTACGTTACTGGCACCGGGTGGACAGTCGTGTGTGCCCGTGATTGATGGTAATGGCAACTGGTCTTGTACAGGTATAACGCTAGCGGCTGGGCCGGTTACGCTAACGGCTGTAGCCGTCAACGAAGTGGGGAGCGCTACGGCAACAACTAGCTTTACAGCTGTGGCTGCGCCGACAATTGCCATTCTGGTTCCCGCTCCGAATAGCCTGACTAGTCTGACACCGTTGGTAAGTGGCACTGTCACGGCGGGCGCTTCGGTCACGTTACTGGCACCGGGTGGACAATCGTGTATCCCAACTGTAGTAGGAACGGATTGGAGCTGTAGTTCACTAACATTAACGGCTGGCCCAGTTACACTGACGGCCGTAGCCAGTAATGTTGGTGGCACCGCTACAACCACAACCACGTTTACGGCAATAGGGCCACCAACAATAGCCATAACCAGTCCGGCCCCCAATAGCCTGACCAGTACAACGCCCCTCGTGAGCGGCACCGTTACCGCAGGCGCTTCGGTCACCTTATTGGCACCGGGTGGACAATCGTGTATCCCTGCCGTAGTGGGCACGAACTGGAGTTGTAACTCACTGACGTTAACGGCTGGGCCGGTTACACTGACGGCCGTAGCCAGCAATGTTGGCGGAACGGCCACTACGACAACCACCTTTACGGCGGTTGCGCCACCAACAATTGTGATTACGACACCAGCGATGAATTCGGTCACGTTCCTGAATCCGGTAGTTAGTGGAACAGCTACGCCTAATACCAGTGTAACGGTAGTAGCACCGGGTAATGCCCCCTGTATAGTAGCAGTTAGTAGCGCAGGAAGCTGGTCTTGTACATCCATAACGCTAACGCCCGGACCGGTGAGTGTAACTGCCTCCGTGACAACGATAGGTGGGTCTGCTTCGGCTATAACCAGTTTCTCGGTAGTTGCTCCACCCTGTACAGTACCTTCTGCGCTAACCCTGACCCCGTCGTCTATATCCCTGAACATCGGGCAGAGTGTGACTGTGGCCGCTCTCGGAGGCACACCGGGCGTATTGAACTGGGCAGTTAGCCCAACATCGGGAGTTTCTCCTGCAACGAGCGGGACGGGGACATCCACTGGCTCGCTAACGTTTGCTACAGCGGGTTCGTACGTGATTTCGTATACAGCCACCAATGGTAGTTCGCCCGTAAACTGCGCCAGTCCGGTTAGCGTAACGGCAAGTATGACTGTCACGGTTACAGATCCGATCGCGGTTATAAGACCGAAGGTTTTCCTGGGTGGGGCTTACAATTCCACAACAAGTCTCATGCGCGATGATCTTCGGACAAAGAATCTACTGCCGCTAATCGAACCGTATTCTACTCCTGTGCTGGTAGGCTCTGGCTTTACACATGTTGGTGGAGGAGGTAACGAAGCGACAACCGCATCGGTGTTGAGCACCACGGGAAATAATGCAATTGTTGATTGGGTATTTGTTGAATTACGTAATCCCGCCAGCGCGTCGGTTGTAGTGGCAACCCGGTCGGCATTGGTACAGAGAGATGGCGATGTGGTCGATATTGATGGTGTTTCACCGTTAACCTTCACTGTAGGAGCGGGTAGCTATTATGTATCCATACGCCACCGAAATCACCTGGGTGTGATGACACAAAATACAGTGGCACTCAGCAGCACGGCCGTTACGGTTGATTTCATATCAACAGCTACACCAACCTATGGTACACTGGCTCAGCAGACAATCAGTACAAACCGGGTGCTCTGGCCGGGCAACACAAGTGGCGTTGAAGGAACATCGGCAAAACGGCAAGTGATCTATCAGGGCAGCAATAATGATCTCGGAGCAGTATTTAGTCAGGTACTTCTGGAAGGAGGCAACACATCAACCTTACCGACCTATATCGTGCAACGCTATCTGACTGGTGATGTCAATCTGGATGGTGAAGTGCGGTATCAGGGTGCCGGAAATGATCTACAGACCATTTTCACCACAGTACTGCTCTTCCCAAATAACTCGGCCTACGATATTACATACATCGTGCAGGAGCAGATTCCGTGA
- a CDS encoding DUF4834 domain-containing protein: MLLKYLFIITLIILFVPPVRRFVFYLLVGRQLVKQQRAQGGSRSGNREGEVRVENRSAKDTDTRFKGGEYVDYEEVK, translated from the coding sequence ATGTTGCTTAAATATTTGTTTATCATCACCCTGATTATTCTGTTTGTGCCGCCGGTACGCCGATTTGTATTTTACCTGTTGGTAGGCCGACAATTAGTGAAACAGCAGAGGGCGCAGGGTGGTAGCCGAAGTGGTAACCGGGAAGGTGAAGTACGCGTAGAGAACCGCTCCGCAAAAGATACAGATACCCGCTTCAAAGGGGGTGAATACGTTGATTATGAGGAAGTAAAATAG
- a CDS encoding DUF167 domain-containing protein, protein MTLHLRVKPGSKVDQLFYDAAGQLNAKIKAPAQDGKANAYLVEFLAKQLSIAKSNVTIVAGFTNPHKRIEIAISPEAYERFLAKLA, encoded by the coding sequence GTGACGCTTCACCTGAGAGTCAAGCCCGGAAGTAAGGTTGATCAGCTCTTTTACGATGCTGCCGGGCAACTTAATGCCAAAATCAAGGCCCCCGCGCAGGATGGGAAAGCCAACGCCTATCTAGTAGAATTCCTCGCCAAACAACTGAGTATTGCCAAATCGAACGTAACGATTGTGGCTGGTTTTACCAATCCACATAAACGGATTGAAATTGCGATATCGCCGGAAGCCTACGAGCGTTTTCTAGCCAAACTAGCCTGA
- the purN gene encoding phosphoribosylglycinamide formyltransferase, producing MKRIVLFASGSGSNAEKIADYFVGNADVEVSLIVSNNPKAGVIERARRLHIPVLLFDRKTFYDTNRITQLLLNQNVDLIVLAGFMWLMPADLVRAFPNKIVNIHPALLPKFGGKGMYGHFVHEAVVAAGETESGITIHYVNEHYDEGQIIFQAHCLVVPTDTPDDVAKKVQVLEHEHYPRIVAEVLAGLI from the coding sequence TTGAAACGCATTGTCTTATTTGCTTCCGGCTCCGGCTCAAATGCCGAGAAAATTGCTGATTATTTCGTGGGTAACGCCGACGTTGAGGTTTCACTAATTGTCTCCAATAATCCGAAAGCGGGAGTTATCGAACGCGCCAGGCGGTTGCACATTCCGGTTTTGCTCTTCGATCGAAAAACTTTTTACGACACAAATCGCATTACGCAACTTCTTCTTAACCAGAACGTTGATTTGATTGTATTAGCCGGTTTCATGTGGCTAATGCCAGCCGATTTAGTTCGGGCATTCCCGAATAAAATTGTTAACATTCACCCAGCTTTATTGCCTAAATTTGGTGGGAAGGGCATGTATGGGCACTTCGTTCATGAAGCCGTAGTGGCCGCTGGCGAAACTGAGTCTGGCATTACGATTCACTATGTAAACGAGCATTACGACGAAGGTCAGATTATTTTCCAGGCCCATTGTCTGGTTGTGCCGACTGATACCCCCGATGATGTTGCTAAAAAAGTACAGGTATTGGAGCATGAACATTATCCGAGGATAGTCGCAGAGGTTTTAGCCGGACTGATTTAA
- a CDS encoding peptidylprolyl isomerase, translated as MRKFLVLLLLIPILSIAQNRKKKDYLVSLNTTFGTMRLVLYDQTPQHKENFIKLVNQKFYDSLLFHRIIPLFMIQGGDPKSKKAQPDQPLGNGDVGYKIPAEFVPSLFHKKGALAAARDGNPEKASSGCQFYIVQGRVWDDASLQTQLDRIQTMKGRLPTDEQKQVYKTLGGAPHLDGNYSVFGEVIDGLAIVDSIAKQPRNEMNRPDKDIRMTMTGEWIKKKKITKQYGYKF; from the coding sequence ATGCGTAAATTTCTCGTTCTGCTTTTGCTGATTCCTATCCTCTCGATTGCCCAAAATCGGAAGAAGAAAGACTATCTCGTTTCACTCAATACTACATTTGGCACCATGCGGCTGGTGCTGTACGACCAAACGCCCCAGCATAAAGAAAACTTCATTAAACTGGTTAACCAGAAGTTCTACGATAGCCTGTTATTTCATCGAATTATTCCTCTGTTTATGATCCAGGGGGGCGATCCAAAATCGAAGAAAGCCCAGCCCGATCAGCCACTCGGAAATGGTGATGTGGGCTATAAAATTCCGGCAGAATTTGTCCCGTCGCTCTTTCATAAAAAAGGCGCTTTGGCAGCTGCCCGCGACGGTAACCCTGAAAAAGCATCGAGCGGTTGCCAGTTTTATATCGTGCAAGGCCGTGTTTGGGATGATGCTAGTCTGCAAACTCAGCTGGATCGTATTCAAACCATGAAAGGGCGGTTGCCAACCGATGAACAAAAGCAGGTTTATAAAACGCTTGGTGGCGCTCCGCATTTAGATGGAAATTACAGCGTTTTTGGCGAGGTAATTGATGGTTTAGCTATTGTTGATAGCATTGCCAAACAGCCTCGCAACGAAATGAATCGCCCGGATAAAGATATTCGTATGACGATGACCGGTGAGTGGATTAAGAAAAAGAAAATTACAAAGCAGTACGGATATAAATTTTAG